In a genomic window of Corynebacterium choanae:
- the rplD gene encoding 50S ribosomal protein L4, whose amino-acid sequence MSNLTLDVLTADGKTNGTVELPAEVFDREASIALMHQVVTAQLAAKRQGTHATKTRAMVSGGGRKPFRQKGTGRARQGSIRAPHFTGGGISHGPQPRNYEQRTPKKMKAAALRGALTDRVRNERIHVIEELVSGQTPSTKAAKSFLEKISTRRNILLVLPREDVTSWKSARNLPGVAILPEDQLNTYDVLKSDDVVFSVAALNTFIARATGKEEK is encoded by the coding sequence ATGAGCAATCTGACACTTGACGTCCTTACCGCCGACGGTAAAACCAACGGCACTGTTGAACTGCCTGCAGAGGTGTTCGACCGGGAAGCATCCATTGCGTTGATGCACCAGGTTGTTACCGCGCAGCTGGCTGCCAAGCGCCAGGGCACCCATGCCACGAAGACTCGTGCCATGGTCTCCGGTGGTGGCCGCAAGCCATTCCGCCAGAAGGGTACCGGTCGCGCCCGTCAGGGTTCAATCCGCGCACCACACTTCACCGGTGGTGGTATTTCGCACGGCCCACAGCCACGCAACTATGAACAGCGCACCCCGAAGAAGATGAAGGCTGCTGCCCTGCGCGGTGCCCTCACCGACCGGGTTCGTAACGAGCGCATCCACGTGATCGAAGAGCTGGTCTCCGGCCAGACTCCTTCCACCAAGGCTGCAAAGTCCTTCCTGGAGAAGATCTCGACTCGTCGCAACATCCTGCTGGTGCTGCCACGTGAAGATGTCACCAGCTGGAAGAGCGCCCGCAACCTTCCTGGGGTTGCAATCCTTCCTGAGGATCAGCTCAACACCTACGACGTGCTCAAGAGCGACGACGTGGTGTTCTCTGTGGCCGCGTTGAACACCTTCATCGCCCGCGCGACCGGCAAAGAGGAGAAGTAA
- a CDS encoding Asp23/Gls24 family envelope stress response protein, whose protein sequence is MSENTTAKGKDLAVDSALNTDHGRTHIEDVVVSKIAGMAAREVSGVHALGGSGARMAGAIRDALGTRTNVQQGVSVEVGETQAAVDVAIVAEYGVAIHELAEAIRKNIINAIERMTGLEVTEVNVTVHDVYLDLDDNDDEEDRPEPRAIEAEKAELPARVK, encoded by the coding sequence ATGAGCGAAAACACCACCGCCAAGGGCAAGGATCTCGCTGTTGATTCGGCTTTGAACACCGATCATGGCCGCACCCACATCGAGGACGTTGTCGTTTCCAAGATTGCTGGCATGGCGGCTCGCGAAGTGTCCGGCGTGCACGCACTCGGCGGCTCCGGCGCCCGTATGGCTGGCGCTATCCGTGACGCATTGGGCACCCGCACCAATGTGCAGCAGGGTGTCTCCGTAGAGGTTGGCGAAACCCAGGCTGCAGTCGACGTTGCCATCGTTGCTGAATACGGTGTTGCCATCCACGAGCTGGCTGAAGCAATCCGCAAGAACATCATCAACGCTATCGAGCGGATGACCGGTCTGGAAGTCACCGAAGTCAACGTTACCGTGCACGACGTGTACCTGGATCTTGACGACAACGACGACGAAGAGGATCGCCCAGAGCCACGTGCAATCGAGGCTGAAAAGGCTGAACTTCCAGCTCGCGTCAAGTAG
- the rplC gene encoding 50S ribosomal protein L3 gives MSETKIKGILGKKLGMTQIFDADNRVVPVTVVEAGPCVVTQIRTPEKDGYSAIQIAFGDIDPRKVTKPQTGHFKAAGVTPRRHSAEIRMDDVSEYEVGQDVTVEIFEGIEFVDVTGTSKGKGFAGAMKRHGFAGQGAAHGNQAAHRRVGGIGACATPGRVFKGTRMAGRMGSDRVTTQNLKIQKIDAESNLLLIKGAIPGVRGGLVTVKTAVKGGAHA, from the coding sequence ATGAGTGAAACTAAGATCAAGGGCATTCTGGGCAAAAAGCTCGGCATGACTCAGATCTTCGACGCAGATAACCGGGTTGTTCCGGTGACTGTCGTGGAAGCTGGGCCGTGCGTTGTTACCCAGATTCGCACCCCTGAGAAGGATGGCTACTCGGCTATCCAAATCGCATTTGGCGATATCGACCCGCGCAAGGTTACCAAGCCGCAGACGGGTCACTTCAAGGCTGCGGGTGTTACCCCGCGCCGTCACAGCGCTGAAATCCGTATGGATGATGTCAGCGAATACGAGGTCGGCCAGGATGTTACCGTCGAAATTTTCGAAGGTATCGAATTTGTCGACGTTACCGGCACCTCGAAGGGTAAGGGCTTTGCCGGCGCTATGAAGCGTCACGGCTTTGCTGGCCAGGGTGCCGCCCACGGTAACCAGGCAGCTCACCGCCGCGTTGGTGGTATTGGTGCTTGTGCTACTCCAGGTCGTGTCTTCAAGGGCACCCGGATGGCAGGCCGCATGGGTAGCGATCGCGTGACCACCCAGAACCTGAAGATTCAGAAGATCGATGCCGAGTCGAACCTGCTGCTCATCAAGGGAGCTATCCCTGGTGTGCGCGGCGGCCTCGTCACGGTGAAGACCGCAGTGAAGGGCGGTGCACACGCATGA
- the rpsJ gene encoding 30S ribosomal protein S10, which translates to MAEQKIRIRLKAYDHEAIDASAKKIVETVTRAGSRVVGPVPLPTEKNVYAVIRSPHKYKDSREHFEMRTHKRLIDILDPSPKTVDALMRIDLPASVDVDIK; encoded by the coding sequence GTGGCGGAACAAAAAATCCGCATCAGGCTCAAAGCCTACGATCACGAAGCTATCGACGCTTCGGCAAAGAAGATCGTTGAAACCGTGACCCGTGCAGGGTCGCGCGTTGTTGGCCCGGTGCCGTTGCCCACTGAGAAGAACGTGTACGCAGTTATTCGTTCCCCCCACAAGTACAAGGACTCGCGCGAGCACTTCGAGATGCGCACCCACAAGCGTCTCATCGACATCCTCGATCCGAGCCCGAAGACCGTTGACGCCCTGATGCGCATCGATCTTCCGGCTAGCGTCGACGTCGACATCAAGTAA
- the rplB gene encoding 50S ribosomal protein L2, producing MAIRKYKPTTPGRRASSVSMFEEITRSTPEKSLLRPLHKTGGRNVHGHITTRHKGGGHKRKYRLIDFRRYDKDGIPAKVAHIEYDPNRTANIALLHYVDGEKRYIIAPKNLKQGAMVEAGPNADIKPGNNLPLRNIPAGATIHCVELRPGGGAKMARSAGASIQLLGKEGRYAILRMPSSEIRRVDIRCRATVGEVGNADQANIRWGKAGRMRWKGVRPTVRGVVMNPVDHPHGGGEGKTSGGRHPVSPWGTPEGRTRKPNRPSDKLIVRRRRSNKSKKR from the coding sequence ATGGCTATTAGGAAATATAAGCCGACAACCCCAGGTCGCCGCGCCTCTTCCGTGTCGATGTTCGAGGAAATCACTCGTTCAACGCCGGAAAAGTCCCTGCTGCGTCCACTGCACAAGACCGGTGGCCGTAACGTCCACGGTCACATCACCACCCGTCACAAGGGTGGTGGCCACAAGCGCAAGTACCGTCTTATCGACTTCCGTCGCTACGACAAGGACGGTATCCCGGCGAAGGTTGCTCACATCGAGTATGACCCGAACCGTACCGCGAATATTGCGCTGCTGCACTATGTCGATGGCGAAAAGCGCTACATCATCGCGCCGAAGAACCTGAAGCAGGGTGCAATGGTTGAAGCCGGCCCAAATGCCGACATCAAACCAGGTAACAACCTGCCACTGCGCAACATCCCAGCCGGTGCCACCATTCACTGTGTGGAACTGCGTCCTGGCGGTGGGGCTAAGATGGCTCGTTCCGCTGGTGCTTCCATTCAGCTGCTCGGTAAAGAGGGTCGCTACGCTATCCTGCGTATGCCTTCCTCCGAAATCCGCCGCGTGGACATCCGCTGCCGCGCCACCGTTGGTGAAGTCGGCAACGCTGACCAGGCCAACATTCGGTGGGGTAAAGCCGGCCGTATGCGCTGGAAGGGCGTCCGCCCGACCGTCCGTGGTGTCGTGATGAACCCGGTCGATCACCCACACGGTGGTGGTGAAGGTAAGACCTCCGGTGGTCGTCACCCGGTTTCCCCGTGGGGCACCCCAGAAGGCCGTACCCGCAAGCCGAACCGGCCAAGCGACAAGCTCATTGTTCGTCGCCGTCGTTCCAACAAGTCTAAGAAGCGCTAG
- the rplW gene encoding 50S ribosomal protein L23, giving the protein MSDNARDIIIAPVVSEKAYGLIEQGTYVFYVRPDAHKTQIKIAVEEIFGVKVDSVNTANRQGKRKRSRTGFGRRKATKRAFVTLAAGESIDIFGGAA; this is encoded by the coding sequence ATGAGCGACAACGCCCGTGACATCATCATCGCGCCAGTCGTGTCCGAGAAGGCCTACGGTCTCATCGAACAGGGGACTTATGTCTTCTACGTCCGGCCGGACGCCCACAAAACCCAAATCAAGATCGCTGTGGAAGAAATCTTCGGCGTGAAGGTTGATTCCGTTAACACCGCAAACCGGCAGGGCAAGCGCAAGCGCTCCCGCACTGGTTTCGGTCGCCGTAAGGCTACCAAGCGTGCATTTGTCACCTTGGCTGCCGGCGAATCGATCGACATTTTCGGCGGCGCTGCGTAA
- a CDS encoding ATP-dependent RNA helicase — MSLPLSPFPVAAISRGLPIADAYDDIAQALSTQRGCIIQAPPGTGKTTVVPLLVANCVAEQHTSGKVVVVAPKRVAVTTAARHVTDLCCSAATEATTAYPSMVGYAVRGDSRRGTHIEFVTPGVLLQMLAADPSLTGIAAVIVDEVHERTLAIDLIVAMLSDLFQLRDDLLLVAMSATVDTSALASLLGLPVVVTTAPIHELTITYAPPPAHIIRTALSREMLAHMVDVTVQAVATYPGSVLVFLPSRAAVTTVAAMLRERVAATLPVYSLHGGMTAAEQDAALHDAQRRIVVATNIAESSITVPGVRTVVDSGLVRVPKRDHLRGMNGLVTTTAAKEEITQRAGRAGREAAGQVIRCWPARETASLPATRPPEILACDLSAAMLQAACWSNQGLAGLSLLDPPPVRAAEQAIATLRDLGAVQQSANGTLTVTPLGRRLSQLPVDPHLGCALLRYGAAAAPMVAALLLDISGELPPHSHQHSAAVAKEHSRETHRLARLAGKQQSGTPTPGAVVATAFPALVGYRVDDEQYLLASGTRARCTIVPGSQWIAAGSVRLVQGGDRRQPAGEVVVDSASPLTKEILDDLGMVTTEDRLIIDGTTIRAVREQRVGAIVLQTTPISVDEQQCAALLREQVATHGLSIFPFDDTATALRDRMQFAHDHYGSPWPDLRRGVDPAYVEQEIAAIAAGAALSGIPMREILTRLLPWPEAQQFDTLVPPTVTVASGRKIPVDYHGDRPICRVKLQECFGMTETPLIGDMPLQFHLLSPAGRPVAITDNLQRFFQGPYTEVRKELRGRYPKHPWPEHPTVADATALTKQQLQRRSTPH; from the coding sequence ATGAGCCTTCCACTATCCCCGTTTCCTGTGGCAGCAATCAGCCGCGGCTTACCGATTGCTGACGCCTACGACGACATAGCGCAAGCCTTGAGCACGCAGCGCGGCTGCATTATTCAGGCGCCACCAGGGACAGGCAAAACGACGGTGGTGCCTCTTCTGGTTGCGAACTGTGTCGCCGAACAGCATACTTCCGGCAAAGTGGTGGTGGTTGCCCCGAAACGGGTCGCGGTAACTACTGCTGCCCGTCATGTCACCGATCTTTGCTGCAGCGCCGCCACCGAAGCCACGACCGCATATCCATCTATGGTTGGTTATGCGGTACGTGGCGATAGCCGCCGCGGCACGCATATTGAGTTTGTTACCCCTGGGGTGCTGCTGCAGATGCTGGCCGCTGATCCGTCACTGACCGGCATTGCCGCTGTTATCGTCGACGAGGTACATGAACGCACCCTGGCCATTGATCTGATTGTGGCGATGCTCAGTGATCTGTTTCAGCTGCGCGACGATCTGCTGCTGGTGGCAATGTCTGCCACCGTGGATACGTCGGCGTTGGCGAGTCTGCTGGGGCTGCCGGTGGTGGTCACCACTGCACCTATCCACGAGCTCACCATCACTTATGCGCCGCCACCGGCACATATTATTCGCACCGCACTGTCCCGGGAGATGCTTGCCCATATGGTGGACGTTACGGTGCAAGCAGTGGCCACCTATCCTGGATCGGTGCTGGTGTTTCTGCCGAGTCGCGCCGCTGTGACAACCGTTGCAGCGATGCTGCGCGAACGGGTTGCCGCCACCTTACCGGTGTATTCGTTGCACGGCGGTATGACCGCCGCGGAGCAGGACGCTGCCCTGCACGACGCGCAGCGTCGTATTGTGGTGGCCACCAATATTGCCGAGTCGTCGATCACGGTGCCGGGGGTGCGCACGGTTGTCGACTCTGGTCTGGTGCGGGTTCCGAAACGGGATCATTTGCGTGGCATGAATGGTTTGGTGACCACGACCGCCGCAAAGGAAGAAATCACCCAACGGGCTGGTCGTGCCGGGCGGGAAGCTGCCGGCCAGGTGATTCGCTGCTGGCCCGCACGGGAGACCGCCAGCCTGCCGGCGACCCGTCCCCCGGAGATTCTCGCCTGTGATCTTTCCGCGGCCATGTTGCAAGCCGCCTGTTGGTCTAATCAGGGTTTGGCAGGGCTTTCTTTACTTGATCCGCCACCGGTTCGTGCCGCTGAGCAGGCAATCGCTACCCTGCGGGATCTCGGTGCCGTGCAACAGTCCGCTAACGGTACCTTGACGGTTACTCCGCTTGGCCGCCGGTTAAGCCAACTTCCCGTCGATCCCCATTTGGGTTGTGCACTGCTGCGCTATGGTGCTGCCGCTGCCCCGATGGTTGCCGCGCTACTGCTTGATATCAGTGGGGAACTACCACCCCACAGCCACCAACATTCTGCTGCAGTCGCCAAAGAACACAGCAGGGAAACTCACCGACTAGCCCGGCTTGCCGGAAAACAGCAATCCGGCACACCAACCCCGGGTGCTGTGGTGGCCACCGCGTTTCCTGCCTTGGTGGGCTATCGGGTCGATGATGAGCAGTATTTGCTTGCTTCCGGCACGCGCGCCAGATGCACGATTGTGCCCGGCAGTCAGTGGATTGCTGCCGGCAGTGTGCGCCTGGTGCAGGGAGGTGATCGTCGACAGCCGGCGGGGGAAGTCGTTGTCGACAGTGCTAGCCCCTTGACTAAGGAAATCCTCGACGATCTGGGGATGGTCACCACTGAAGACCGCCTCATCATTGACGGCACCACTATTCGTGCTGTTCGTGAGCAGCGCGTTGGTGCAATCGTGCTGCAAACAACCCCGATCAGTGTCGACGAGCAACAGTGTGCAGCATTACTGCGGGAACAGGTTGCCACCCACGGTTTGTCAATCTTCCCCTTTGACGATACGGCCACCGCATTACGAGACCGGATGCAGTTTGCCCACGACCACTATGGTTCACCTTGGCCGGATCTGCGGCGCGGGGTGGATCCGGCCTATGTTGAACAGGAAATCGCAGCCATTGCCGCCGGTGCTGCCCTTAGCGGAATACCCATGCGGGAGATCCTCACCCGCTTGTTACCGTGGCCGGAGGCGCAACAGTTTGACACGCTCGTCCCACCAACGGTGACGGTGGCCTCCGGGCGGAAGATTCCGGTGGATTATCACGGTGATCGACCGATTTGCCGTGTGAAACTCCAAGAGTGTTTCGGCATGACCGAAACGCCGCTGATTGGTGACATGCCGCTGCAGTTTCATTTGCTGTCCCCGGCGGGCCGCCCGGTAGCGATCACCGATAATCTGCAGCGGTTCTTCCAAGGACCCTACACCGAGGTTCGTAAAGAACTGCGCGGCCGGTATCCGAAACATCCCTGGCCCGAACATCCTACGGTCGCTGATGCAACAGCGTTGACGAAGCAACAGTTGCAGCGACGTTCCACACCACACTAG
- a CDS encoding Asp23/Gls24 family envelope stress response protein: protein MTSQRDRGTRKQPPSKGSPSAGAKKLEKLIDSAAEPQGPKAPKATQPSSSSAGLVTTGESLEFGNAAVPPITAATARKNTDPNTKVPATPQASSFSGHVDPKTTGAAPATDKATQHASTKTQPAAGVSGDTAARPAPAKSAIQPAPKPEVFEQKTVSKQAPAAAADNAAKPEPKPGVFAQKTVVPPVNDSKAARPAEKAANSSAKAGRAAAVPAAQGSAEPAPKPHVFEQKTVVSEQAGRAAVDKTPPQPAAKPAAFQPQTTLPPAAKTETPAVTPVKAVQPAAQITPPAADGAVDFPAFSSQDVDTSNRQIKISERTMGKVVAAAVRSVPGTITREAGIDKLTGRALPRYDIKLDDDGDAIAIDAFIAVGWPAPVAKVAEKTRETIINWVADMTDVPVVHANVTVAHVEPGHDRVTVAELEAMNTHPQLTPVTVEHQRPAVPVVTQPWDITPIAVSGNAADSVRSIAQLPAPELLPFSAGNEPVVVSPTVRNTAPQVPVTTQPAAPLRPIVVADTGDLSPVTVAAEQPLKPVVTAPQQPLKRVSRKPTMRSVAVTVKPAIPLAEVRTHPTPLRRVVQPAATPVRKVADPTPHRLQEVNLPTPIRPAEITVAKTPKLRTPAAAPLRMAQISVPDGHKVAHPQAPKARKTRPVAVHETPLKTVAVVSKARPVTPEVPPPLPLKPITIDSHAARRNRALRRKGGNR from the coding sequence ATGACATCTCAACGCGATCGCGGGACGCGCAAGCAACCGCCATCGAAGGGATCACCGTCGGCTGGCGCAAAGAAGCTGGAAAAGCTGATTGATAGCGCCGCTGAGCCACAAGGGCCGAAAGCCCCGAAGGCGACGCAACCGTCGTCGTCGAGTGCAGGACTTGTGACCACCGGTGAATCCCTCGAATTCGGCAATGCTGCCGTGCCCCCTATTACAGCTGCCACTGCGAGGAAGAATACCGACCCGAATACGAAGGTGCCTGCTACCCCGCAAGCATCCTCGTTCAGCGGGCATGTTGACCCGAAAACAACTGGAGCTGCCCCGGCCACGGATAAAGCAACTCAGCATGCCTCGACGAAAACTCAGCCGGCTGCGGGAGTAAGCGGCGACACCGCTGCCCGCCCGGCACCGGCAAAGTCGGCTATACAACCTGCACCGAAACCGGAAGTTTTCGAACAGAAGACAGTGAGCAAACAGGCACCGGCCGCCGCAGCAGATAACGCTGCCAAGCCGGAGCCGAAACCAGGCGTCTTTGCACAGAAAACTGTGGTTCCACCGGTGAACGACTCCAAGGCTGCACGCCCTGCTGAGAAGGCTGCAAACTCTTCTGCCAAGGCGGGTCGGGCTGCTGCAGTACCGGCGGCGCAAGGTTCCGCGGAACCGGCGCCGAAGCCGCACGTGTTCGAGCAGAAAACTGTGGTGTCTGAGCAAGCTGGCCGAGCTGCCGTGGACAAGACTCCCCCGCAGCCGGCTGCGAAACCTGCAGCATTCCAGCCGCAAACTACGCTTCCACCGGCCGCTAAAACCGAGACTCCGGCAGTCACACCGGTGAAAGCTGTGCAACCTGCGGCACAGATCACCCCACCGGCAGCCGACGGCGCTGTCGATTTCCCGGCGTTTAGTAGCCAGGACGTCGACACCTCCAATCGGCAGATCAAAATCTCTGAGCGAACCATGGGCAAAGTGGTTGCTGCTGCAGTGCGGTCTGTACCAGGCACGATCACTCGGGAAGCCGGAATCGATAAACTTACCGGCCGGGCGTTGCCACGCTACGACATCAAACTTGATGACGACGGCGACGCTATTGCAATCGATGCGTTTATTGCTGTCGGCTGGCCGGCACCAGTTGCCAAGGTTGCCGAGAAAACCCGGGAAACCATTATCAACTGGGTTGCGGATATGACCGATGTGCCAGTGGTACATGCCAATGTCACCGTCGCCCATGTGGAACCTGGTCATGATCGGGTCACTGTCGCCGAACTAGAAGCGATGAACACCCATCCGCAGCTCACCCCGGTGACAGTGGAACACCAGCGACCAGCAGTGCCGGTAGTGACCCAGCCTTGGGATATCACCCCGATTGCGGTTAGTGGTAACGCCGCCGACAGTGTGCGTAGCATTGCCCAGCTGCCCGCACCGGAACTGTTACCGTTTAGCGCCGGCAATGAGCCGGTGGTCGTCTCGCCGACGGTGCGCAACACCGCCCCGCAGGTGCCGGTGACCACCCAGCCCGCTGCTCCCCTGCGGCCAATTGTTGTGGCAGACACCGGCGACTTGTCACCTGTGACTGTCGCCGCCGAGCAGCCATTGAAACCGGTGGTTACTGCCCCGCAGCAACCGTTGAAGCGGGTGTCCCGGAAACCAACAATGCGCAGTGTCGCTGTCACAGTGAAACCGGCGATCCCGCTGGCGGAGGTACGCACCCACCCCACCCCACTGCGTCGGGTAGTGCAGCCTGCTGCCACTCCGGTGCGCAAAGTTGCTGATCCAACCCCGCATCGGCTGCAAGAGGTGAACCTTCCAACACCTATTCGTCCCGCAGAGATCACGGTAGCGAAAACACCGAAGTTGCGGACTCCTGCCGCTGCCCCGCTGCGCATGGCGCAAATCAGTGTGCCTGATGGGCACAAAGTCGCCCATCCGCAGGCACCAAAGGCACGGAAAACCCGTCCCGTGGCTGTGCACGAAACACCGTTGAAAACTGTTGCGGTGGTCTCGAAGGCACGCCCAGTGACCCCGGAGGTGCCACCACCGCTGCCGCTGAAGCCGATCACTATTGATTCGCATGCTGCTCGTCGCAACCGTGCACTGCGGCGCAAAGGAGGAAACCGATGA
- a CDS encoding alkaline shock response membrane anchor protein AmaP: protein MSRALAAVDRLIVLLVALGLAFLGGWSILYYLGNPYAIQLAEFNNQRIWREAPDQEWFKWVLLGIVIGGLLLGGWMVLANIRRKRIAQVNSDDASTAEGRIRFNITDIASAVAGQLERDPKVNKVKDVVLFDRGRPTMQFTISAEPDVPIAALRSQIDQAERDIREAIGTADIDSVYRIHLEPVAR from the coding sequence ATGAGTCGTGCACTTGCAGCCGTTGACCGGCTCATTGTTCTGCTGGTCGCCCTCGGGTTGGCATTCCTCGGCGGCTGGTCGATTCTCTACTATCTCGGTAATCCTTACGCGATTCAACTCGCCGAATTCAATAACCAACGCATTTGGCGGGAAGCCCCCGACCAGGAATGGTTCAAGTGGGTTCTGCTTGGCATTGTGATTGGGGGGCTGCTGCTCGGCGGCTGGATGGTGTTGGCGAACATTCGCCGTAAGCGTATCGCCCAAGTCAACAGTGACGATGCTTCCACGGCAGAGGGTCGTATCCGGTTTAATATCACCGATATTGCCTCTGCAGTGGCCGGCCAGCTGGAACGCGATCCGAAGGTGAACAAGGTGAAAGACGTCGTGTTGTTCGATCGGGGCCGTCCGACGATGCAGTTTACGATCTCCGCCGAGCCGGATGTGCCGATTGCAGCGTTGCGCAGCCAGATTGATCAAGCTGAGCGCGATATCCGGGAGGCTATTGGCACCGCCGACATCGACAGTGTGTATCGGATCCATCTCGAACCGGTCGCCCGCTAG
- a CDS encoding Kazal-type serine protease inhibitor domain-containing protein — protein sequence MVGFREICNWCDLSHVCGRNGLNFPTSCVLIAGLL from the coding sequence TTGGTTGGGTTTCGTGAGATATGCAACTGGTGTGATCTTTCACACGTCTGCGGTCGGAACGGTTTGAATTTTCCCACGTCGTGTGTTTTAATTGCCGGGTTGCTTTGA
- a CDS encoding DUF6286 domain-containing protein: MSTPAKPEPIGQQQVGAPAARWLVLCLGIVLLALAGVAGRELWVRYSDTTQPSWARPVTDYIGNLTYQQWMLYAGIACLVVALLLLIAVFKPRPKTHRPLVDANQSVWMRPVDIARMCSAAAEHVPGVEAATTTVKPRSITVALTADANDQTLTDRVGRVLSPLVKQVAGEPELKLSVTHNEEAQS; encoded by the coding sequence ATGAGTACCCCTGCGAAGCCAGAACCCATCGGCCAGCAGCAGGTCGGTGCCCCGGCTGCCCGCTGGCTGGTGCTGTGTCTAGGTATTGTGCTGCTCGCGCTCGCCGGTGTCGCCGGTCGGGAATTGTGGGTGCGCTACAGCGACACCACCCAGCCGTCCTGGGCACGTCCAGTAACCGACTATATTGGCAATCTCACCTATCAGCAGTGGATGCTGTACGCCGGCATTGCTTGCCTCGTCGTGGCACTGCTGCTGCTCATTGCGGTGTTTAAGCCACGTCCGAAAACCCACCGGCCGCTCGTTGATGCCAACCAGTCGGTGTGGATGCGGCCAGTTGATATCGCCCGAATGTGCTCTGCTGCAGCGGAGCATGTTCCCGGAGTTGAGGCTGCCACCACCACGGTGAAGCCACGTTCAATTACTGTTGCGCTCACCGCGGATGCGAACGATCAAACTCTCACCGATCGTGTCGGCCGGGTACTCAGCCCGCTGGTGAAACAAGTCGCTGGCGAACCAGAGTTGAAACTTTCCGTCACCCACAATGAGGAGGCTCAGTCATGA
- a CDS encoding acetyl-CoA acetyltransferase has product MHTANTATPTREHRPSTPIEVGFDINGEFTKLWTEVADTVGYQPRTFTDPHRYRAASPAHDPFEATYGIRLPRDFRQEAIGMDWHTFQTVYSPTPDWRITQIAATPLRGARIAYSMDIAIPTPHGRTHSSHSFTGTGPVQAITQTLAALGRSVEITSFHQHDLFEATVTFLQVRHNRKQCWVAAFGPTRDQSSANALAIAAYRLHAR; this is encoded by the coding sequence ATGCACACCGCAAACACCGCAACCCCCACTCGCGAACATCGTCCCTCCACACCAATCGAAGTTGGCTTCGATATCAATGGTGAATTCACCAAACTGTGGACGGAAGTTGCCGACACTGTCGGCTACCAGCCCCGCACCTTCACCGATCCGCACCGCTATCGCGCTGCGTCGCCTGCTCACGATCCCTTCGAGGCAACCTATGGGATTCGCCTGCCGCGAGACTTTCGGCAAGAAGCGATCGGCATGGACTGGCACACCTTTCAAACCGTGTATTCGCCAACTCCGGATTGGCGGATAACCCAAATCGCAGCCACGCCGTTGCGTGGTGCACGGATCGCTTATTCGATGGACATTGCGATCCCCACCCCACACGGACGGACTCATAGCTCGCATAGTTTCACGGGAACCGGTCCAGTTCAGGCAATCACGCAAACCCTTGCTGCATTGGGGCGCAGCGTCGAGATCACCTCATTCCATCAACACGATCTCTTCGAGGCCACTGTGACGTTCCTGCAGGTGCGCCATAACCGGAAGCAGTGCTGGGTTGCGGCATTTGGCCCCACCCGTGACCAATCCTCGGCAAACGCGCTGGCAATCGCTGCATATCGCTTGCATGCGAGATAA